Proteins from a genomic interval of Nostoc sp. TCL240-02:
- a CDS encoding AAA family ATPase has protein sequence MGYFYRIFLNIQHFWYLLITYYLLLITRANGVGKSSLMQHLYTNNRNNSKRILAHRKTWFRSNAMEMTAASKKQIEVSIMSSDANIQSRWMDDYYEQRSSLSIFDLIDSENIRARSIATAVDNKDIDTAKALSCNEAPINTINELLATANITVKINLGQDAQLFATKNGNDYYSVAELSDGERNALLIAADVLTAKSGSLIIIDEPERHLHRSIVSPLLSSLFQKRADCTFIISTHYVFLPLDNPSSSVLMVRGCTWSGNTITGWDADLITASENISQDLKKDILGAKRNILFIEGEYESLDRQIYQLIYPDVSVIPQGNCVNVERAVEGIKRTEELHWINAFGLIDVDDRTQEQIHKLIEKGIFALSCYSVESLYYHVEIINKIANRVANTTGEDPVALKDKALSSIIPNICKHKDRLSSRLSEKRVRSKIMGVLPKHKDILNQDIFSIEIDLKSELIKERKSYFR, from the coding sequence TTGGGCTATTTTTATCGGATTTTTCTTAACATTCAACACTTCTGGTATTTACTCATTACTTATTACTTATTACTCATTACTCGTGCGAATGGTGTAGGCAAGTCTAGTCTTATGCAGCACTTGTATACCAACAATCGTAATAATAGTAAGAGAATATTGGCACATCGAAAAACATGGTTCAGATCTAATGCAATGGAAATGACGGCAGCATCAAAAAAACAGATTGAAGTCAGTATAATGAGTTCTGATGCTAATATTCAATCAAGATGGATGGATGACTATTATGAACAAAGATCAAGCTTATCGATCTTTGATTTGATTGATTCTGAAAATATTAGAGCCAGAAGTATCGCTACAGCTGTTGATAACAAAGATATTGATACGGCAAAAGCACTATCATGTAATGAAGCTCCTATAAATACTATTAATGAATTGTTAGCTACTGCAAATATTACAGTTAAGATTAATCTAGGACAAGACGCTCAACTTTTTGCAACAAAGAATGGCAATGATTATTACAGTGTTGCGGAGCTATCTGACGGAGAAAGAAATGCGCTTTTAATCGCTGCTGATGTGTTAACGGCAAAATCTGGATCACTAATTATTATTGACGAACCTGAGAGGCATTTGCATCGTTCTATCGTTTCACCATTATTATCATCACTTTTTCAAAAACGTGCGGATTGTACCTTCATCATATCAACCCACTATGTATTTCTTCCCTTGGATAATCCGAGTTCTAGTGTACTAATGGTAAGAGGATGTACTTGGTCAGGAAATACTATAACTGGTTGGGACGCTGATTTAATAACCGCATCAGAAAACATTTCCCAAGACCTAAAAAAGGATATTCTCGGTGCAAAAAGGAATATATTATTCATAGAAGGCGAGTATGAGAGTCTAGACAGGCAAATTTATCAGTTGATATATCCAGATGTATCAGTAATACCTCAAGGCAATTGCGTCAATGTTGAGAGGGCTGTTGAGGGCATAAAAAGAACTGAGGAGCTTCACTGGATAAATGCATTTGGGTTAATTGATGTAGACGATCGCACTCAAGAACAAATTCATAAGCTAATTGAAAAAGGAATATTTGCTTTATCTTGCTACTCTGTTGAGTCACTTTACTATCATGTAGAAATTATAAATAAGATTGCAAATAGAGTTGCGAATACTACTGGAGAAGATCCAGTGGCTTTAAAGGATAAAGCTTTATCGTCTATTATTCCTAACATTTGTAAGCATAAAGATAGATTGTCATCTCGCTTAAGTGAAAAAAGAGTTCGTAGCAAAATTATGGGAGTATTACCCAAGCATAAGGATATCCTGAATCAAGATATATTTAGTATTGAAATCGATTTAAAAAGCGAATTAATTAAAGAAAGAAAAAGTTATTTTCGATGA
- a CDS encoding IS4 family transposase produces the protein MIINSFPKIVKDILKSLPKNDYPVLNSRLFFECWLSYALDNSLTSMRDLFNRLNNNCFEVDISTFSKANLHRSQKPFQEIYQKLNELVQKKVQKKLHNKYAICPIDSTIITLTSKLLWVLGHHQVKLFSSLNLSTGSPEDNFINFGHDHDYKFGSKMMSSLPINAVGVMDRGFAGLKFIQELVQENKYFVLRIKNNWKLEFDGSNGLVKVGASDDAQAYRVINFCDLETKTEFRLVTNLPESGDAAVHDDEIRDIYRLRWGVELLWKFLKMHLKLDKLITKNVNGITIQIYVSLIAYLILQLLSIPEQWGHTLLDKFRYLQSCMCQKISYVHWFEEMMFC, from the coding sequence GTGATTATAAATTCATTTCCCAAAATTGTCAAAGATATACTGAAAAGCCTGCCAAAAAACGATTATCCAGTATTGAACAGTCGTCTGTTTTTTGAGTGCTGGCTATCCTATGCCCTGGATAACAGCTTAACAAGTATGCGAGATTTGTTTAACAGATTAAATAACAATTGTTTTGAGGTAGATATTTCTACTTTCTCTAAAGCAAATTTACATCGAAGCCAAAAACCTTTTCAAGAGATTTACCAAAAATTAAATGAATTAGTACAGAAGAAAGTTCAAAAAAAGTTACACAATAAATATGCAATTTGTCCAATAGATTCAACAATTATTACTCTCACAAGTAAATTGTTATGGGTACTAGGTCATCATCAAGTCAAGCTGTTTAGTTCCTTAAATCTCTCCACAGGAAGCCCAGAAGATAACTTCATCAATTTTGGACATGACCATGATTATAAATTTGGTTCCAAAATGATGTCTAGTCTCCCAATAAATGCTGTTGGAGTAATGGATAGGGGTTTTGCTGGATTAAAATTTATCCAAGAATTAGTACAAGAAAACAAATATTTTGTTTTGCGGATAAAAAACAATTGGAAACTAGAATTTGATGGCTCAAATGGATTGGTCAAAGTTGGTGCATCTGATGATGCTCAAGCTTATAGAGTAATTAATTTCTGTGATTTAGAGACAAAAACCGAGTTTCGCTTAGTGACTAATTTACCAGAGTCGGGAGATGCAGCTGTTCATGATGATGAAATTAGGGATATTTATCGATTACGTTGGGGAGTTGAATTGTTGTGGAAGTTTTTAAAGATGCACTTAAAACTTGACAAACTCATTACCAAAAACGTCAATGGTATTACCATACAAATTTACGTGAGCTTGATAGCCTATCTGATTTTACAGCTTTTATCTATTCCCGAACAATGGGGACATACACTATTAGATAAATTCCGCTATCTTCAATCTTGTATGTGTCAGAAAATCAGCTATGTTCATTGGTTTGAGGAGATGATGTTTTGCTGA